Proteins from a single region of Candidatus Bathyarchaeia archaeon:
- the cofE gene encoding coenzyme F420-0:L-glutamate ligase has product MLTIIPVKGIPDIEAGNNLGEIIVTRLKDQGEEFQQGDITVISQKVVSKAEGRVVNLSKVTPSLFASYVAKEAGKDPRHVEVILRETRKIIRMKAGHLITETRHGFICANAGVDASNVGKGKDTITLLPLNPDFSADRIAKTIRKLTGKTIAVIITDTFGRAWRMGQVNFAIGISGMKPIHDYKGTKDMYRHTLHVTEIAVADELACAGELVMNKADKVPVALIRGYKIKRGKGTSRDLLRPEEMDLFR; this is encoded by the coding sequence TTGCTTACGATAATCCCGGTGAAAGGAATCCCAGACATTGAGGCTGGCAACAATTTAGGCGAGATCATTGTCACCCGGCTGAAAGATCAGGGAGAGGAATTTCAACAAGGCGATATCACGGTCATCTCCCAGAAAGTTGTATCAAAGGCCGAGGGCCGCGTGGTTAACCTCTCCAAGGTAACCCCCTCACTTTTCGCATCTTACGTTGCCAAAGAAGCAGGTAAAGACCCTCGCCACGTCGAAGTTATCCTTCGAGAAACTCGAAAGATCATAAGAATGAAGGCCGGACATTTGATCACCGAAACAAGACACGGATTCATCTGCGCAAACGCTGGCGTTGACGCCTCAAACGTTGGAAAAGGAAAAGACACAATCACACTTCTACCGCTAAATCCTGACTTCTCCGCTGACCGCATCGCCAAGACAATCCGAAAACTCACCGGAAAAACGATAGCTGTCATCATAACCGACACATTTGGCCGAGCATGGAGAATGGGCCAGGTCAACTTCGCCATAGGAATCTCAGGAATGAAGCCAATCCACGATTACAAGGGAACCAAGGACATGTATCGACACACACTTCACGTGACCGAGATTGCGGTTGCAGACGAACTAGCATGCGCCGGAGAGCTAGTAATGAACAAAGCCGACAAAGTCCCAGTCGCTCTAATAAGAGGATACAAAATCAAACGGGGCAAAGGCACGAGCAGGGACCTTCTCAGACCCGAAGAAATGGATCTTTTCAGATAG
- a CDS encoding ribbon-helix-helix domain-containing protein → MRLVTVKLPEKLIDDVDQLVKAGIYHSRSDAIRAAVRDLLRRELWQPGQT, encoded by the coding sequence TTGAGGCTCGTAACCGTTAAGCTTCCTGAGAAACTCATAGACGATGTCGACCAGTTGGTCAAGGCTGGAATCTATCACAGTAGGAGCGATGCTATACGGGCGGCGGTCCGGGATCTACTGCGACGTGAATTGTGGCAGCCGGGTCAGACCTAG
- a CDS encoding cyclic 2,3-diphosphoglycerate synthase: protein MKRVIIIGAAGRDFHNFNMVFRNSPDHEVVAFTAAQIPGIEGRTYPPELAGPRYPNGIPIFAEKELARLIKELKADLAILSYSDLSYGDVMHIASSALAAGADFELLGPRNTMLSSRLPVVSVGAVRTGAGKSTVSRKISLTLRDAGKKVVVIRHPMPYGDLTREGVQRFASFEDLDKADCSIEEREEYEPHIEHGFVVYAGIDYEQILRSAEKEADIILWDGGNNDIPFIQPNVHFAVLDPLRAGDELTHYPSEVNVRIANVGIINKVNVAEPKKIQLVESNLKALNPTAIVIKAASEVTVDKPELVRGKRVLVIEDGPTVTHGDMAYGVGYIAAKSFHAKEIVDPRMYAVGIVKDIFKKYTHVTEVLPTVGYGNRQVRDMEATIAKVDCDTIIIATPADIRRIMKFPKPTARVGYELKEQTRPGIKDVLRTKGII from the coding sequence ATGAAACGAGTAATCATAATTGGAGCGGCGGGAAGGGATTTCCATAACTTCAACATGGTCTTCCGGAACTCGCCCGATCATGAAGTAGTCGCGTTCACAGCCGCCCAGATCCCCGGAATAGAGGGAAGAACCTATCCGCCAGAGCTTGCGGGACCGAGATACCCCAACGGAATCCCAATATTTGCAGAGAAAGAACTTGCTCGCCTTATCAAGGAATTGAAGGCCGACCTAGCAATATTGTCGTACAGTGACTTGTCCTACGGGGATGTGATGCACATCGCGTCTTCCGCACTCGCCGCAGGAGCGGACTTCGAGTTGCTTGGCCCAAGGAACACCATGCTTAGCTCGAGATTGCCAGTGGTTTCGGTTGGCGCAGTCCGGACCGGAGCTGGAAAGAGTACCGTCTCGAGAAAGATCTCGCTAACTCTTCGAGATGCGGGCAAGAAAGTTGTGGTAATTCGACATCCCATGCCCTATGGCGACCTCACCAGGGAGGGAGTGCAGAGATTCGCATCATTCGAAGATCTAGACAAAGCAGACTGCTCAATCGAGGAAAGAGAGGAGTACGAGCCGCATATTGAACACGGGTTCGTCGTGTACGCGGGCATAGACTACGAACAGATTCTGAGATCGGCTGAGAAGGAAGCTGACATAATACTCTGGGATGGAGGAAATAACGACATACCCTTCATCCAGCCAAACGTCCACTTCGCCGTCCTAGATCCACTACGCGCTGGCGACGAATTGACACACTATCCCAGCGAGGTCAACGTTCGGATCGCTAATGTCGGAATCATCAACAAGGTCAACGTCGCGGAACCGAAAAAAATACAGCTGGTAGAATCAAATCTGAAAGCATTGAACCCAACGGCCATTGTGATCAAGGCAGCTTCAGAAGTTACAGTAGACAAGCCTGAGCTGGTAAGAGGGAAACGAGTCCTTGTCATAGAGGATGGTCCAACCGTAACTCATGGCGACATGGCCTATGGAGTCGGATACATAGCTGCGAAATCCTTCCACGCTAAAGAAATCGTTGATCCCCGAATGTATGCCGTCGGAATTGTGAAAGATATCTTCAAGAAATACACTCATGTCACCGAGGTTCTGCCTACAGTCGGATACGGAAACCGGCAAGTACGCGACATGGAAGCGACCATCGCTAAGGTAGACTGTGATACCATCATAATCGCGACTCCTGCCGATATTAGGAGAATCATGAAGTTCCCCAAACCCACGGCTAGAGTGGGTTACGAGCTTAAGGAGCAGACCAGGCCGGGAATCAAGGACGTCCTCCGCACAAAAGGGATTATCTAG
- a CDS encoding cyclophilin-like fold protein, which produces MSQGSASEVSRPKVAFSIEGLGDAQGEFFRFAAPRTSDALLRNLPVNGRAVRYGEEIYFQVTVKAPSEKPRSNMEVGSIGYWPQGDAVCVFYGPTRPYGPVNLLGRITAGLELFRQVKEGTVITIRKV; this is translated from the coding sequence TTGTCCCAAGGATCTGCATCAGAGGTATCGCGACCCAAAGTCGCGTTTTCGATCGAAGGACTAGGGGATGCTCAGGGGGAGTTCTTCAGGTTCGCCGCCCCTCGGACATCTGACGCTCTGCTGCGCAATCTTCCTGTTAATGGTAGGGCGGTGAGGTACGGGGAAGAGATCTACTTCCAAGTCACAGTGAAGGCCCCAAGCGAGAAGCCCCGCAGTAATATGGAAGTTGGATCGATAGGCTATTGGCCGCAGGGCGATGCAGTTTGTGTCTTCTATGGTCCAACTCGGCCCTACGGTCCGGTTAATCTGCTAGGCAGAATAACAGCTGGCCTTGAACTGTTTAGGCAGGTGAAGGAGGGCACTGTTATTACGATAAGGAAGGTTTAG
- a CDS encoding orotidine 5'-phosphate decarboxylase has product MRQNSHKQFKDRILQASRSNKSRVVLAIDVHNARPPELVDRAAKLVKQTRQSICAVKLGRQTILSIGPERASRLLRTIHGYKLATIIDDKLNDIDETNVAITRTYLNFGFNAITVNPFAGWRGGLESTFKFAHEGGMGLLALVYMSHPGASEGYGQKVMSGRSKRARPEFEIFAEKAVEWDADGAVVGATRPSIVRRAKEILAANVPIFSPGVGTQGGEIARSLKAGTDYFIIGRSITKAPNPGKAAEEFARASVQDD; this is encoded by the coding sequence TTGAGGCAGAATAGCCATAAACAATTCAAAGACCGAATCCTCCAAGCCTCACGATCGAACAAGAGCAGAGTAGTTCTTGCCATCGATGTCCATAACGCCCGACCTCCGGAGCTCGTTGACCGAGCAGCCAAACTGGTCAAACAAACCCGCCAGTCGATATGTGCGGTAAAGCTTGGACGTCAGACAATTCTTAGTATTGGCCCCGAGAGGGCGTCTCGGCTCCTCAGGACAATACACGGCTACAAACTCGCGACGATAATAGACGACAAACTCAACGACATTGACGAGACGAACGTTGCGATAACACGAACCTATCTCAATTTTGGATTCAACGCGATAACTGTTAATCCATTCGCTGGATGGAGAGGAGGACTAGAGAGTACCTTCAAGTTCGCCCATGAAGGAGGGATGGGGCTCCTAGCTCTCGTGTACATGAGCCATCCAGGAGCCTCTGAGGGATACGGACAGAAAGTGATGAGTGGGAGATCCAAAAGGGCGAGACCAGAGTTCGAAATCTTCGCCGAGAAAGCAGTCGAATGGGATGCCGATGGCGCCGTAGTTGGCGCGACCCGCCCCAGCATTGTCAGAAGAGCTAAAGAAATACTTGCCGCGAACGTCCCGATATTCTCGCCTGGAGTTGGAACTCAAGGAGGAGAAATAGCCCGATCCCTAAAGGCAGGGACAGACTATTTCATAATCGGGAGATCAATCACGAAAGCACCGAACCCCGGAAAGGCAGCAGAGGAATTTGCGAGGGCGTCTGTCCAAGACGACTAG
- a CDS encoding inositol-3-phosphate synthase, whose protein sequence is MTREIRVAIAGIGNCASSLVQGIEFYRTSLKRVGLMNEKIGPFKVSDIKFVAAFDIDARKVGKDLSEAIYGEPNNTRKIVQVGQTRVKVHMAQPLDGISSIAGDKVQRSNTNPSNISKVLEDTKTHVLVNLTPTGASKASEMYAQAALQAGSDFINATPAKIASNQAWQAKYRKKGAILVGDDIMDQIGSTILHKNLLSLLVDRGTQIGETYQLDIGGGTESQLALDKKRYEIKRGIKTAAVAAAVPYKFPIVAGSSDFVDFMENRRTSYFWIKGEYFAGTDFTLDMRISLEDGPACAGILTDVIRMVRLAAEKGQTGALNAISSYGFKAPPKRVPLANLNDEIGWIPKGPTPN, encoded by the coding sequence TTGACAAGAGAAATTAGAGTCGCCATCGCCGGAATTGGAAATTGCGCATCAAGCCTAGTCCAAGGAATAGAATTCTACCGCACTTCCCTGAAGAGAGTCGGACTCATGAACGAGAAAATCGGTCCCTTCAAAGTATCAGACATCAAGTTCGTCGCCGCATTCGACATCGATGCGAGAAAAGTTGGGAAAGACCTCTCAGAAGCAATCTACGGAGAACCTAACAACACAAGAAAAATCGTTCAAGTGGGCCAGACACGAGTCAAAGTCCATATGGCCCAGCCGCTAGACGGAATATCTTCGATCGCGGGCGACAAGGTCCAGCGAAGCAACACGAACCCATCCAACATTAGCAAGGTTCTGGAAGATACGAAGACCCATGTGTTGGTCAACCTTACCCCAACAGGCGCATCTAAGGCCAGCGAAATGTATGCCCAAGCGGCATTGCAAGCAGGCAGCGATTTCATCAATGCTACGCCCGCCAAGATAGCCTCGAACCAGGCGTGGCAAGCCAAGTACAGGAAGAAGGGAGCCATCCTCGTCGGTGATGACATCATGGACCAGATCGGCTCAACAATCCTCCACAAGAATCTCTTATCCCTTCTAGTCGACAGGGGCACTCAGATTGGCGAAACATACCAACTCGACATTGGCGGCGGAACAGAGTCGCAGCTAGCCCTCGACAAGAAAAGGTACGAGATTAAACGAGGGATAAAGACCGCAGCCGTAGCTGCCGCGGTGCCCTACAAGTTCCCGATCGTGGCAGGGTCATCCGATTTCGTGGATTTCATGGAGAACCGTCGGACAAGCTACTTTTGGATCAAAGGCGAGTACTTCGCAGGGACAGACTTTACACTCGACATGCGAATCTCCCTCGAGGATGGGCCAGCGTGCGCGGGCATTCTGACTGACGTGATACGGATGGTAAGACTGGCAGCAGAAAAAGGTCAGACCGGAGCACTGAACGCGATCTCGTCCTACGGGTTCAAAGCACCTCCAAAACGCGTCCCTCTAGCAAACCTTAACGATGAGATAGGCTGGATCCCGAAGGGTCCAACGCCGAATTGA